A region from the Pedosphaera parvula Ellin514 genome encodes:
- a CDS encoding sigma-54-dependent transcriptional regulator produces the protein MKLTEKPMLLIVDDEKPTRDGLRAALEDRYDVYVAEDAKAAMELLEREHFTILLTDFRLPNEDGMKLITRAKSLSKPPICILMTAYGSEELAVDAMKRGADDYIAKGRLQIDELEMRIARAVRQQDLEVENASLRAQLETRFGMENIVGESPAMQEVFDAVRQVAPHRSTVLLLGESGTGKELIARAIHQLSPRSKQSMVTVHCAGLPPTLLESELFGHEKGAFTGAHERRIGRIEQAQGGTLFFDEIGEIDASTQVKLLRFLGERTFERLGSNKTLTADVRLIAATNKNLEEMVKAGTFREDLFFRLSIVPIRLPPLRERAGDIPLLAQGFLSEFATEMGKPVKDYTAEALEALINYPWPGNVRELRAAIEHAVVLCRGDRITLRDLPPSTRSGGGGTALAGDPKKNLATNDMTVKEAEKQLILRALKEANGNRTLAAAKIGMSRRTLHRKLHSYHLEGF, from the coding sequence ATGAAATTGACCGAGAAACCAATGCTGCTGATAGTCGACGATGAAAAGCCCACGCGTGACGGTTTGCGCGCTGCTTTGGAAGATCGTTACGACGTCTACGTGGCGGAAGATGCCAAGGCCGCCATGGAACTTCTCGAACGTGAGCACTTCACCATCCTGCTGACCGACTTTCGCCTCCCGAACGAAGACGGGATGAAATTGATTACTCGCGCCAAATCGCTTTCCAAGCCTCCCATCTGCATTCTCATGACCGCCTACGGCTCGGAAGAACTTGCCGTGGATGCCATGAAGCGAGGCGCGGATGATTACATTGCCAAGGGCCGCCTGCAGATTGATGAACTTGAAATGCGGATTGCCCGCGCGGTTCGCCAGCAGGACCTTGAGGTTGAAAACGCCAGCCTGCGCGCGCAACTTGAGACCAGGTTTGGCATGGAGAACATTGTTGGCGAATCACCTGCGATGCAGGAGGTCTTCGACGCCGTCCGACAAGTCGCCCCCCACCGCTCCACCGTTCTGTTGCTCGGCGAGAGCGGCACCGGCAAGGAGCTCATCGCCCGCGCCATACATCAACTCAGTCCCCGCAGCAAACAGTCCATGGTCACCGTCCATTGCGCCGGACTGCCTCCCACCCTGTTGGAAAGCGAACTATTCGGCCATGAGAAGGGCGCTTTTACCGGCGCACACGAGCGCCGCATCGGCCGCATCGAGCAGGCTCAGGGTGGCACCTTGTTTTTTGACGAAATTGGTGAAATTGATGCCAGCACGCAGGTCAAGCTGCTCCGCTTTTTGGGCGAAAGAACTTTTGAGAGGCTCGGTTCCAATAAGACCCTGACTGCCGATGTCCGCCTGATTGCCGCCACCAACAAAAATCTGGAGGAGATGGTCAAAGCCGGCACCTTCCGTGAAGACCTCTTTTTCCGCCTGAGCATTGTTCCCATCCGTCTCCCTCCCCTCCGCGAGCGTGCCGGAGACATTCCACTTTTGGCCCAGGGCTTCCTGAGCGAGTTCGCCACTGAAATGGGGAAACCGGTCAAAGATTATACCGCCGAAGCTTTGGAAGCCTTGATTAATTATCCATGGCCGGGCAATGTCCGTGAACTGCGGGCAGCCATTGAGCATGCGGTCGTGTTATGCAGAGGGGATCGTATCACCTTGCGCGACCTGCCGCCATCAACTCGCTCCGGAGGCGGTGGCACGGCTTTGGCCGGTGACCCCAAAAAAAATTTGGCAACCAATGACATGACTGTAAAAGAAGCTGAAAAACAACTAATTCTCCGCGCGCTGAAGGAGGCCAACGGGAACCGGACTTTGGCCGCAGCCAAAATTGGCATGAGCCGCCGCACACTGCATCGCAAATTGCATAGCTACCATCTGGAAGGATTTTAA
- a CDS encoding two-component system sensor histidine kinase NtrB, which yields MPPKSSFLDKVLGRINRLDAEGLQTVVQRLASERSFLETLFNTIEDGVLVIDANSRIVYFNQAVTQLLGLKSDDAEGRPISDFLPEMNWKKLAAMDTAGGQRVVRHEFEVNFPRPRFIRLYAAPLDGEAVGTSGLALILHDATEARQKTFEAIESERVQALTLLAASVAHEIGNPLNALHIHLQLMERELKKLRSLPTEQVATGGLRARRAARAQASTVSDDLSEITAKMEQYLGVAKGEINRLDYIITQFLQALRPTPPQLKPTSLNEVVEKTVTLLRPELDNRGLTVKEKLLRQLPSAPIDSVQLQQVLVNLFKNAMQAMTKGGVLTLQTGKGLDGVWVSVADTGGGIPQEQINRIFDPFYTTKKKGSGLGLMIVQRIVRAHNGRIELESHVGRGTTFRIWLPLHERSPRLLNDASTDKK from the coding sequence ATGCCTCCCAAATCCAGTTTTTTAGATAAAGTCTTAGGCCGTATCAACCGCCTCGACGCCGAAGGGTTGCAAACTGTTGTTCAACGCCTCGCCAGCGAACGCAGCTTCCTCGAGACTCTCTTCAATACCATTGAGGATGGTGTGCTGGTGATCGATGCCAACAGCAGGATTGTTTATTTTAATCAAGCGGTCACCCAACTCCTCGGCTTGAAATCTGATGACGCCGAAGGTCGTCCCATTTCGGACTTCCTCCCGGAAATGAATTGGAAAAAGCTTGCCGCAATGGATACCGCCGGCGGCCAGCGCGTGGTTCGGCACGAGTTTGAAGTCAATTTTCCACGCCCGCGCTTCATCCGGCTTTACGCCGCGCCGCTGGACGGCGAAGCCGTGGGCACTTCCGGCCTGGCCCTGATCCTGCACGACGCCACGGAGGCTCGTCAGAAGACCTTCGAAGCCATCGAAAGCGAACGTGTTCAGGCGCTCACTCTGCTTGCTGCCAGTGTAGCTCATGAAATCGGAAATCCCTTGAACGCACTGCACATCCATCTCCAGCTCATGGAGCGCGAGTTGAAGAAGCTTCGCTCTTTGCCAACTGAGCAGGTGGCCACCGGTGGACTGCGGGCCCGTCGCGCGGCTCGTGCTCAGGCAAGCACCGTCTCCGATGACCTCAGCGAAATCACTGCCAAAATGGAACAGTATCTGGGCGTTGCCAAAGGCGAAATCAACCGGCTCGACTATATCATTACCCAGTTCCTCCAGGCCCTGCGTCCAACTCCTCCTCAACTAAAGCCGACCTCGCTTAACGAGGTCGTCGAAAAAACCGTCACCCTGCTCCGCCCGGAACTGGACAACCGCGGCCTGACAGTGAAGGAAAAGCTCCTTCGCCAGTTGCCAAGCGCTCCGATCGACTCCGTCCAGCTCCAGCAGGTATTGGTCAACCTTTTCAAAAATGCCATGCAGGCCATGACCAAGGGCGGGGTTCTCACCCTGCAAACCGGCAAAGGGCTGGATGGTGTCTGGGTGAGTGTGGCGGATACCGGAGGCGGCATACCCCAGGAGCAGATTAATCGAATTTTCGACCCTTTTTATACGACCAAAAAAAAGGGTTCGGGACTGGGATTGATGATTGTGCAACGCATCGTTCGCGCCCATAACGGCAGAATTGAACTGGAAAGCCACGTCGGCAGAGGCACTACTTTCCGCATCTGGTTGCCTTTGCACGAGCGTTCACCGCGCTTGCTCAATGACGCGTCCACGGATAAAAAATAG
- the corA gene encoding magnesium/cobalt transporter CorA, translating to MIRSFAFTTQGKLHSKDFQINLMPSLLADASLFLWVDLEKATGEESRQILDEVFHFHPLSIEDCIAESPTPKVEEYNPGEYDRFASYLFMVIHAVDYSRKNGFFATKELNFFLGEKFLVTYHDVPLQPITSAEELCLKGATHVARSPDRIAHTLLDYVVDHYNPALNELSEEMANVEAQALQNPNKKTLNTILRLKKKVNRLRQIMGPQRDVMARVARGEFKVIHADLVPYYRDVYDGLVRISELAQSYTDSLTGILQVYLNMSSNQTGEVVKLLTLITVITTPLMMIGTWYGMNFKDMPELSWRHAYPIAGGIMILSTGATYWYFKKKKWF from the coding sequence ATGATCCGCTCATTTGCGTTCACCACTCAGGGAAAACTGCATAGCAAAGACTTCCAGATTAACCTGATGCCCTCGCTGCTTGCGGATGCGAGTCTTTTCCTTTGGGTCGATCTGGAAAAAGCCACTGGCGAGGAATCCAGGCAAATATTGGATGAGGTATTCCACTTTCATCCCCTATCCATTGAAGATTGTATAGCGGAAAGCCCCACGCCCAAAGTGGAGGAATATAACCCCGGGGAATATGATCGATTCGCGTCTTACCTCTTCATGGTCATTCATGCCGTGGATTACAGTCGCAAGAATGGCTTTTTCGCCACCAAGGAACTTAATTTTTTCCTGGGAGAGAAATTCCTGGTGACTTACCACGATGTTCCTCTGCAACCCATAACTTCGGCCGAGGAACTTTGCCTGAAAGGCGCGACGCATGTGGCCCGCTCTCCTGACCGCATCGCCCATACCCTCCTGGACTATGTCGTTGACCATTATAATCCCGCCTTGAACGAACTTTCAGAGGAAATGGCGAATGTGGAAGCCCAGGCTCTGCAGAATCCGAATAAAAAAACTCTCAATACAATTCTTCGCCTGAAGAAAAAGGTCAATCGATTGCGACAAATCATGGGCCCGCAACGGGATGTCATGGCCCGTGTCGCGCGGGGTGAGTTTAAGGTGATTCATGCCGATCTCGTGCCGTACTATCGTGATGTTTACGATGGCCTTGTCCGTATTTCAGAACTGGCACAAAGCTACACCGATTCATTGACTGGCATTCTGCAGGTTTACCTCAACATGTCTTCCAACCAAACCGGTGAAGTTGTCAAACTGCTCACTCTAATTACTGTCATCACCACCCCCTTGATGATGATTGGCACCTGGTACGGGATGAACTTCAAAGACATGCCGGAACTGAGCTGGCGTCATGCCTATCCCATTGCGGGAGGCATTATGATACTTTCAACTGGCGCCACTTACTGGTATTTTAAGAAGAAAAAATGGTTTTAA